The Astyanax mexicanus isolate ESR-SI-001 chromosome 20, AstMex3_surface, whole genome shotgun sequence genome contains a region encoding:
- the LOC103036746 gene encoding CXADR-like membrane protein isoform X2, whose protein sequence is MSASLCPLLIAVLGVLRVSGQTEMKRVVGDNATLPCHHQLWQADTSLLDIEWLLVKPNAKQKVVITYFAGRTYDPNEGEPGRLSLAGDYLKGDASLMISDLSLSDSGEYSCKVKNGGKYHWNTVNLIVLVKPSKPRCWMEGRLLEGSDVKMSCKSSDGSDPIRYKWERVLDKGKYLGKLPPLALLDLKNPEIVTLRNLTRESAGVYKCTASNDVGEESCTVEVKIHYVRGMGVVAGAVVGVSFGVLLIILIVWLVFRKKEKKKYEEEETPNEIREDAEAPKAKLVKPNSLSSSRSGSSRSGASSTQSMVHSSVPRGPKPRPPPPACATLKENGQPATFPQAPPAYSQVNPTKSSPNQNSPKPSPPKLSPANLARMGATPVMIPAQTKAFQTV, encoded by the exons cagtgtTGGGCGTGTTACGCGTGAGTGGGCAGACAGAGATGAAGCGAGTGGTGGGTGACAACGCCACGCTGCCATGCCACCATCAGCTCTGGCAAGCCGACACCTCACTGCTGGACATCGAGTGGCTGCTGGTCAAACCCAATGCCAAGCAGAAAGTG GTGATCACGTACTTCGCGGGCCGCACCTATGACCCCAACGAGGGTGAGCCAGGCCGGCTGTCACTGGCAGGAGACTATCTGAAGGGGGATGCTTCACTGATGATCAGCGACCTCTCACTCAGTGACTCGGGAGAATACAGCTGCAAGGTCAAGAATGGGGGGAAGTACCACTGGAACACGGTCAACCTCATCGTGCTCG TAAAACCATCAAAACCCCGTTGTTGGATGGAGGGACGGCTGCTTGAGGGCAGTGACGTGAAAATGAGCTGCAAATCATCGGATGGATCCGACCCCATCCGTTACAAATGGGAGAGGGTACTGGACAAGGGCAAATACTTGGGGAAACTGCCCCCTCTCGCTCTCCTGG ATCTGAAGAACCCGGAAATTGTGACGCTGAGGAATTTAACCAGGGAAAGCGCAGGAGTCTACAAATGCACAGCCAGCAACGACGTGGGGGAGGAAAGCTGCACCGTAGAGGTCAAAATCCACT ATGTGCGAGGGATGGGTGTGGTGGCTGGCGCCGTGGTGGGCGTGTCCTTCGGAGTCCTGCTCATCATCCTCATCGTATGGCTGGTGTTCcgcaagaaggagaagaagaagtacGAAGAGGAGGAGACGCCCAACGAAATCCG GGAGGATGCCGAAGCTCCTAAGGCGAAGCTTGTGAAGCCCAACTCCCTCTCCTCGTCTCGCTCGGGCAGCTCCCGCTCCGGGGCCTCCTCCACCCAGTCCATGGTGCACAGCAGCGTCCCCCGGGGGCCCAAACCTCGCCCGCCGCCCCCTGCGTGCGCCACCCTCAAGGAAAACGGCCAGCCGGCCACTTTCCCCCAAGCTCCCCCCGCGTACAGCCAGGTGAACCCAACCAAATCCAGCCCCAACCAAAACAGCCCCAAACCGAGCCCGCCTAAACTCAGCCCGGCCAACCTGGCCAGAATGGGGGCCACGCCTGTGATGATCCCAGCCCAAACCAAGGCCTTCCAGACTGTCTAG
- the LOC103036746 gene encoding CXADR-like membrane protein isoform X1 — MSASLCPLLIVLGVLRVSGQTEMKRVVGDNATLPCHHQLWQADTSLLDIEWLLVKPNAKQKVVITYFAGRTYDPNEGEPGRLSLAGDYLKGDASLMISDLSLSDSGEYSCKVKNGGKYHWNTVNLIVLVKPSKPRCWMEGRLLEGSDVKMSCKSSDGSDPIRYKWERVLDKGKYLGKLPPLALLDLKNPEIVTLRNLTRESAGVYKCTASNDVGEESCTVEVKIHYVRGMGVVAGAVVGVSFGVLLIILIVWLVFRKKEKKKYEEEETPNEIREDAEAPKAKLVKPNSLSSSRSGSSRSGASSTQSMVHSSVPRGPKPRPPPPACATLKENGQPATFPQAPPAYSQVNPTKSSPNQNSPKPSPPKLSPANLARMGATPVMIPAQTKAFQTV; from the exons tgtTGGGCGTGTTACGCGTGAGTGGGCAGACAGAGATGAAGCGAGTGGTGGGTGACAACGCCACGCTGCCATGCCACCATCAGCTCTGGCAAGCCGACACCTCACTGCTGGACATCGAGTGGCTGCTGGTCAAACCCAATGCCAAGCAGAAAGTG GTGATCACGTACTTCGCGGGCCGCACCTATGACCCCAACGAGGGTGAGCCAGGCCGGCTGTCACTGGCAGGAGACTATCTGAAGGGGGATGCTTCACTGATGATCAGCGACCTCTCACTCAGTGACTCGGGAGAATACAGCTGCAAGGTCAAGAATGGGGGGAAGTACCACTGGAACACGGTCAACCTCATCGTGCTCG TAAAACCATCAAAACCCCGTTGTTGGATGGAGGGACGGCTGCTTGAGGGCAGTGACGTGAAAATGAGCTGCAAATCATCGGATGGATCCGACCCCATCCGTTACAAATGGGAGAGGGTACTGGACAAGGGCAAATACTTGGGGAAACTGCCCCCTCTCGCTCTCCTGG ATCTGAAGAACCCGGAAATTGTGACGCTGAGGAATTTAACCAGGGAAAGCGCAGGAGTCTACAAATGCACAGCCAGCAACGACGTGGGGGAGGAAAGCTGCACCGTAGAGGTCAAAATCCACT ATGTGCGAGGGATGGGTGTGGTGGCTGGCGCCGTGGTGGGCGTGTCCTTCGGAGTCCTGCTCATCATCCTCATCGTATGGCTGGTGTTCcgcaagaaggagaagaagaagtacGAAGAGGAGGAGACGCCCAACGAAATCCG GGAGGATGCCGAAGCTCCTAAGGCGAAGCTTGTGAAGCCCAACTCCCTCTCCTCGTCTCGCTCGGGCAGCTCCCGCTCCGGGGCCTCCTCCACCCAGTCCATGGTGCACAGCAGCGTCCCCCGGGGGCCCAAACCTCGCCCGCCGCCCCCTGCGTGCGCCACCCTCAAGGAAAACGGCCAGCCGGCCACTTTCCCCCAAGCTCCCCCCGCGTACAGCCAGGTGAACCCAACCAAATCCAGCCCCAACCAAAACAGCCCCAAACCGAGCCCGCCTAAACTCAGCCCGGCCAACCTGGCCAGAATGGGGGCCACGCCTGTGATGATCCCAGCCCAAACCAAGGCCTTCCAGACTGTCTAG